A stretch of the Danio rerio strain Tuebingen ecotype United States chromosome 18, GRCz12tu, whole genome shotgun sequence genome encodes the following:
- the olfcn1 gene encoding extracellular calcium-sensing receptor isoform X2 produces the protein MCQLLRTFEMPNIFKVGDIMIGGIFPIFNKQENIIGSFERNMQRIKCTGFDLRAFRWIQSMMFAVDEINKNEELLPHISLGYKIMDSCASPTNVLRAVFSLVSEQKEQEFTSQCHLPLTALVAESGSSQSLAVAGMLGPFRVPMVSYFSTCACLSDRKKYPSFFRTIPSDFYQAKALASLVKQFGWTWIGALQSDNDYGRNGISAFTKEVEKMGVCIAFVGTILRTYPQSKITEVVEMIKESTVKVILAFVPEGDLYPLMKEVVNRNITGIQWIASEAWVTAARPSTPEMFKSFGGTVGFVVRKMAMLKLRPYLENISPYSPTQSAFVSDFWETVVGCKPCLNCEPSANSTLNGQMCTGQEKLTFTDKFFDVTQVRVTYNVYQAVYAIAHAIHKVLYCQGDNNLSKMCLNVSQITPKQVSDQLERVNFIDEYGENVFFDENGDPPASYELINWQLNQGEVQHVTVGYFSKSPDGTYKLTIKEDNVHWSTENLIPKAVCSDTCPKGTRKAQIKGRPVCCFDCIPCADGSISNTTGAADCTLCPKEYWSNERRDKCLVKTIEFLSYTETMGIILTALSLFGASLTVATMIVFIHYRETPIVKANNSELSSLLLSSLFFCFLCPLTFIGEPTHWSCMLRHTAFGLTFALCISCVLGKTIVVVTAFRATLPGNKLSGKFGPVQQRAIVFLCTAIQIVICALWLLIKPPFPDKALRYDHKKIILECNTGSDAGFYAALGYVGLLSTICLILAFLGRKLPDNFNEAKFISFSMLIFCAVWVTFIPAYISSPGKYTVAVEIFAILSSAFGLLLCIFAPKCFIILIKPERNTRKHVMGKSKTSL, from the exons ATGTGCCAGCTGCTTAGAACATTTGAAATGCCTAACATTTTTAAAGTAGGGGACATTATGATTGGGGGAATTTTCCCCATTTtcaataaacaagaaaatataaTTGGCTCTTTTGAGAGAAACATGCAAAGGATTAAGTGCACGGG ATTTGACCTACGTGCATTTCGTTGGATTCAGTCAATGATGTTTGCAGtggatgaaataaataaaaatgaggaGTTGCTTCCTCACATTTCTTTGGGCTATAAAATAATGGATTCTTGTGCTTCACCCACGAACGTTTTACGAGCAGTATTCTCACTGGTAAGTGAGCAGAAGGAGCAGGAATTTACATCTCAGTGTCACCTTCCACTTACAGCTCTTGTTGCTGAATCAGGATCTTCACAGTCTTTAGCTGTTGCCGGAATGCTTGGACCATTTAGAGTGCCCATG GTAAGTTATTTTTCAACATGTGCGTGTCTCAGTGATAGAAAAAAATATCCATCATTTTTCCGCACAATTCCAAGTGACTTCTACCAAGCAAAAGCTTTGGCCTCTCTGGTAAAACAGTTTGGATGGACTTGGATTGGAGCTTTGCAGTCTGACAATGATTATGGGAGAAATGGAATTTCAGCTTTCACAAAGGAAGTGGAAAAAATGGGAGTTTGCATTGCATTTGTCGGCACTATATTAAGAACATATCCCCAAAGTAAAATCACTGAAGTGGTAGAAATGATCAAAGAATCGACAGTAAAAGTCATCCTGGCATTCGTGCCAGAGGGAGATCTCTATCCTCTAATGAAAGAAGTTGTGAACCGGAATATCACAGGAATCCAGTGGATTGCAAGTGAAGCCTGGGTAACAGCAGCAAGACCATCTACCCCTGAAATGTTCAAGTCATTTGGAGGCACCGTAGGATTTGTGGTCAGAAAGATGGCTATGTTAAAACTAAGACCTTACCTGGAAAACATCAGTCCCTACTCTCCTACACAATCAGCTTTCGTCAGTGACTTCTGGGAAACAGTTGTTGGCTGTAAACCATGTCTGAACTGTGAGCCATCTGCAAATAGCACACTCAATGGCCAAATGTGCACTGGACAGGAAAAACTAACGTTTACAGACAAATTTTTCGATGTAACACAAGTAAGAGTGACATATAATGTGTATCAAGCTGTCTATGCAATTGCACATGCAATTCACAAAGTGCTTTATTGCCAAGGAGATAACAATCTTTCAAAAATGTGCTTAAATGTATCACAGATAACACCTAAACAG GTCAGCGATCAGTTGGAAAGAGTGAATTTTATAGATGAATATGGAGAAAATGTGTTCTTTGATGAGAATGGAGACCCGCCTGCATCATATGAGCTCATAAACTGGCAGCTAAATCAGGGAGAGGTGCAACATGTGACTGTGGGCTATTTCAGCAAATCCCCAGATGGAACATATAAACTTACAATTAAAGAGGATAACGTCCACTGGAGCACAGAAAATTTG ATACCCAAAGCAGTGTGCTCAGACACCTGCCCGAAAGGCACAAGGAAAGCACAAATAAAAGGTCGGCCTGTTTGCTGCTTTGACTGCATCCCATGTGCTGATGGTTCAATATCAAATACAACCG GAGCAGCAGACTGCACTCTTTGTCCTAAAGAATACTGGTCAAATGAAAGACGGGACAAGTGTCTTGTGAAAACAATAGAGTTTCTGTCGTATACAGAAACAATGGGAATAATTCTCACTGCTCTATCGCTATTTGGAGCCAGTCTTACAGTTGCAACTATGATTGTCTTCATACACTATAGAGAAACACCAATAGTGAAAGCTAACAACTCAGAGCTGAGCTCACTATTACTCTCTTCGTTGTTCTTTTGTTTCCTTTGTCCTCTTACATTCATTGGTGAGCCGACACATTGGTCATGTATGCTACGTCATACAGCTTTTGGGCTTACTTTTGCTCTCTGCATTTCTTGTGTTTTGGGGAAGACCATAGTAGTTGTCACAGCTTTCAGAGCCACATTACCAGGAAATAAATTGTCTGGTAAGTTTGGGCCAGTACAACAAAGAGCCATCGTGTTCTTATGCACTGCGATTCAAATAGTGATCTGTGCTTTATGGCTTCTAATAAAGCCACCATTTCCTGACAAGGCCCTCAGGTATGACCATAAAAAGATCATTTTAGAGTGCAACACTGGCTCGGATGCTGGATTTTATGCAGCTTTAGGATATGTTGGCCTTCTGTCAACAATCTGTTTGATTTTAGCATTTTTAGGAAGAAAACTTCCTGATAATTTTAATGAGGCCAAATTCATCTCATTCAGTATGCTCATATTTTGTGCTGTTTGGGTAACATTTATACCTGCATACATTAGTTCACCTGGCAAGTACACTGTTGCGGTGGAGATTTTTGCCATTTTGTCATCTGCCTTTGGATTGTTGCTATGTATATTTGCACCAAAATGTTTCATTATTCTCATTAAACCAGAGAGAAATACTAGAAAGCATGTCATGG